The Vibrio tarriae genome includes a window with the following:
- the acs gene encoding acetate--CoA ligase produces MSEAHIYPVKQNIKAHTHADNDTYLAMYQQSIKDPEGFWSEHGKIVDWIKPFTKVKHTSFDPGHIDIRWFEDGTLNVSANCIDRHLATRGDQVAIIWEGDDPTQDKTLTYKQLHQEVCRFANALKEQGVRKGDVVCIYMPMVPEAAVAMLACTRIGAVHTIVFGGFSPEALAGRIIDSNAKLVITADEGVRGGRAVPLKKNVDEALCNPEVKNISKVMVLKRTGGNVAWHEHRDIWWHEATAKASDHCPPEEMKAEDPLFILYTSGSTGKPKGVLHTTGGYLVYATMTFKYVFDYQPNEVFWCTADVGWITGHSYLVYGPLANGAKTILFEGVPNYPTTARMSEVVDKHKVNILYTAPTAIRALMAKGDEAIKGTSRDSLRIMGSVGEPINPEAWEWYYRTIGNEKSPIVDTWWQTETGGILITPLPGATALKPGSATRPFFGVQPALVDNMGEIVEGAAEGNLVLLDSWPGQMRTVYGDHDRFEQTYFSTFKGMYFTGDGARRDEDGYYWITGRVDDVLNVSGHRMGTAEIESALVAFNKIAEAAVVGVPHDIKGQAIYAYITLNDGVYPSAELHKEVKDWVRKEIGAIATPDVLHWTDALPKTRSGKIMRRILRKIATGDTSNLGDTSTLADPSVVDRLIAEKAQLK; encoded by the coding sequence ATGAGTGAAGCCCATATTTATCCGGTCAAACAGAACATCAAAGCGCATACGCATGCCGATAACGACACCTATCTGGCGATGTATCAACAGTCCATCAAAGATCCGGAAGGCTTTTGGAGCGAACACGGCAAAATCGTCGACTGGATTAAACCTTTCACCAAGGTGAAGCACACCTCTTTTGACCCAGGGCACATCGATATCCGCTGGTTTGAAGATGGCACGTTAAACGTTTCTGCCAACTGTATTGATCGCCATTTGGCGACCCGTGGCGACCAAGTCGCGATCATTTGGGAAGGCGATGACCCAACTCAAGACAAAACCCTGACGTATAAGCAACTGCACCAAGAAGTGTGCCGTTTTGCCAATGCGCTGAAAGAGCAAGGCGTACGCAAGGGTGATGTCGTCTGTATCTACATGCCTATGGTGCCAGAAGCGGCGGTTGCTATGTTGGCCTGTACTCGCATCGGCGCAGTACACACTATCGTCTTTGGCGGCTTTTCACCGGAAGCACTGGCGGGACGCATTATCGATTCGAACGCAAAATTAGTGATCACTGCTGATGAAGGTGTTCGCGGCGGCCGCGCCGTCCCCCTTAAGAAAAACGTCGATGAAGCACTGTGCAATCCAGAAGTCAAAAACATCAGTAAAGTGATGGTTCTTAAGCGTACTGGCGGCAATGTCGCTTGGCATGAACACCGTGACATTTGGTGGCATGAAGCAACCGCAAAAGCGTCTGACCACTGCCCACCAGAAGAGATGAAAGCCGAAGATCCGCTGTTTATCCTCTACACCTCTGGCTCAACCGGTAAACCGAAAGGCGTATTGCACACCACTGGCGGTTATTTGGTTTATGCGACCATGACCTTCAAATATGTATTCGACTATCAGCCCAATGAAGTGTTCTGGTGTACCGCTGATGTGGGTTGGATAACGGGTCACTCCTATCTGGTGTATGGACCATTGGCGAATGGCGCAAAAACCATTCTGTTTGAAGGTGTGCCAAACTACCCCACCACCGCACGTATGAGCGAGGTGGTGGACAAGCATAAGGTCAATATCCTTTACACTGCGCCAACGGCGATCCGTGCGCTGATGGCCAAAGGTGATGAAGCGATTAAAGGCACTAGCCGTGACAGCTTGCGCATCATGGGCTCTGTGGGTGAACCGATTAACCCAGAAGCGTGGGAGTGGTACTACCGCACGATCGGTAACGAAAAATCGCCGATTGTGGATACTTGGTGGCAAACCGAAACCGGCGGCATCTTGATCACGCCACTGCCGGGCGCAACGGCGTTGAAACCGGGTTCAGCCACGCGCCCCTTCTTTGGAGTGCAGCCAGCGCTAGTCGATAACATGGGCGAAATTGTGGAAGGTGCCGCCGAAGGCAACTTGGTGCTGCTCGATTCATGGCCGGGCCAAATGCGTACGGTGTATGGCGATCATGACCGCTTTGAACAGACCTACTTCTCTACCTTTAAAGGCATGTACTTTACCGGTGATGGCGCACGCCGCGATGAAGACGGTTACTACTGGATCACCGGTCGTGTCGATGACGTACTCAACGTTTCCGGTCACCGTATGGGTACGGCAGAAATTGAATCTGCACTGGTGGCATTCAATAAGATTGCAGAAGCCGCCGTGGTTGGGGTTCCACACGACATCAAAGGCCAAGCGATTTACGCTTACATCACACTCAATGATGGCGTGTATCCAAGCGCTGAACTGCATAAAGAAGTAAAAGATTGGGTACGTAAAGAGATTGGCGCTATCGCGACACCGGATGTTCTGCACTGGACCGATGCGCTACCAAAAACCCGTTCAGGCAAAATTATGCGCCGTATTTTGCGTAAAATTGCCACTGGCGATACCAGTAACCTGGGGGATACTTCAACGCTGGCCGATCCAAGCGTGGTTGACCGCCTGATTGCTGAAAAAGCACAACTTAAATAA
- the accB gene encoding acetyl-CoA carboxylase biotin carboxyl carrier protein, translating into MDIRKIKKLIELVEESGIAELEISEGEESVRISRYGQPAPAPQVHYAAAPAPVAAPAPVAQAAAVAEAPAAAKVPAGHKVLSPMVGTFYRSPSPDAKAFIEVGQSVSVGDTLCIVEAMKMMNQIEADKSGVVTAILVEDGQTVEFDQPLVVIE; encoded by the coding sequence ATGGATATCCGCAAAATCAAGAAGCTTATCGAGTTAGTTGAAGAGTCTGGCATCGCAGAACTGGAAATTTCTGAAGGTGAAGAGTCAGTTCGCATCAGTCGTTATGGCCAACCAGCTCCAGCACCTCAAGTGCACTACGCAGCCGCTCCAGCACCAGTGGCAGCACCTGCGCCTGTAGCTCAAGCAGCCGCGGTAGCAGAAGCACCAGCAGCCGCGAAAGTGCCCGCGGGCCATAAAGTGCTTTCTCCAATGGTGGGCACTTTCTACCGTTCACCAAGCCCAGATGCGAAAGCGTTTATCGAAGTGGGTCAAAGCGTTTCCGTAGGCGATACCCTATGTATCGTTGAAGCGATGAAAATGATGAACCAGATTGAAGCCGACAAATCCGGCGTTGTGACCGCAATTCTTGTTGAAGATGGTCAGACCGTTGAATTCGACCAACCGCTTGTTGTTATCGAATAA
- a CDS encoding CBS domain-containing protein, whose product MPDKFNMQSPPFNRLTAEQQHQLRSALDVAYFRQRDVLIDAQHPVTHLHILIKGTVEERSPDGKEVFAHYANDDLFDVRAMFEELSKHQYMALEDTLSYLLPKSIFLQLYEQNGEFAAYFDNNLAKRQELIEAAAQQKNIAEFILTKVDSSIYHPPFILSPDLPLNTVTQLMKERGIDAALVALEPHDPRLDRLHAHPYAIVTRTNMLHAVMLEGRPLDTPVGEIATFPVLHVDEGDFLFNAMVMMTRQRIKRVMVCNGNQAVGLLSMIQILSAFSTHSHVLTLAIARAASIDELALAANKQRELVENLMSRGVRTRFVMELISAVNEQIIEKAFELVVPPALHDQCCLVVLGSEGRGEQILKTDQDNALIIQDGLEWHQCQPIMENFTHTLLQLGYPLCPGKVMVNNPKWVRSQSEWKRTLSDWVKAARPEQVMDIAIFADAHAVAGNRALLAPVKTYLRQLMADQELILAEFTRPALNFSVPLTLFGNVKSSKQGIDIKQGGIFPIVHGVRALSLEHAIEANNTFDRIEALVHKRVLEQETGDNLSEAFKLFLKLRLAQQLGNQHSTNQIDFKQLDRTERDLLRHSLHVVKKFKQWLGYHYQIRD is encoded by the coding sequence ATGCCTGATAAATTCAATATGCAGTCACCACCGTTTAATCGACTGACGGCTGAGCAGCAACATCAATTGCGCAGTGCTTTGGATGTCGCCTATTTCCGCCAGCGCGATGTGTTGATTGATGCGCAGCACCCTGTGACTCATCTGCATATTCTGATCAAAGGCACGGTTGAGGAACGCAGCCCCGACGGCAAAGAGGTGTTTGCACACTACGCCAATGATGATCTGTTTGATGTACGCGCCATGTTTGAAGAACTGAGCAAACATCAATATATGGCGCTCGAAGACACCCTCTCCTACTTGCTGCCCAAATCGATTTTTTTGCAGCTGTACGAGCAAAATGGCGAGTTCGCCGCGTATTTCGATAATAACCTCGCCAAACGCCAAGAATTAATTGAAGCCGCCGCGCAGCAGAAAAACATCGCAGAATTCATTCTGACTAAAGTCGATAGCTCCATCTATCATCCGCCTTTCATTTTGTCGCCAGATCTGCCGCTCAACACCGTGACTCAATTGATGAAAGAGCGGGGCATTGACGCGGCGTTAGTCGCTCTTGAGCCGCATGACCCAAGATTAGATCGCCTCCATGCCCATCCTTACGCGATTGTGACACGCACCAATATGCTGCATGCAGTCATGCTCGAAGGCCGCCCTTTGGATACGCCCGTCGGTGAAATTGCCACCTTTCCGGTATTGCACGTAGATGAGGGCGATTTTTTGTTTAATGCCATGGTGATGATGACGCGCCAACGCATTAAACGGGTTATGGTGTGTAATGGGAATCAAGCCGTGGGGTTGCTGTCGATGATTCAGATCCTCAGTGCATTCTCCACCCATTCTCATGTATTGACGCTCGCGATTGCCCGTGCCGCCAGCATTGATGAGTTAGCACTCGCGGCCAATAAACAGCGTGAATTGGTAGAAAATCTCATGTCACGCGGCGTGCGTACCCGTTTTGTGATGGAGCTGATTTCCGCCGTCAATGAACAGATCATCGAAAAAGCCTTTGAACTAGTGGTACCACCTGCTTTGCACGATCAGTGCTGCCTCGTCGTACTTGGTTCTGAAGGTCGTGGCGAGCAGATCCTCAAAACCGATCAAGACAACGCGCTGATCATTCAAGATGGTTTGGAATGGCACCAATGCCAACCGATCATGGAAAACTTCACCCACACCTTACTTCAACTGGGTTATCCACTCTGCCCCGGTAAAGTGATGGTCAATAACCCGAAATGGGTGCGCAGCCAAAGCGAATGGAAACGCACCCTTTCTGATTGGGTGAAAGCCGCTCGCCCCGAACAAGTGATGGACATCGCCATTTTTGCCGATGCCCATGCCGTGGCCGGAAACCGCGCCTTGCTGGCGCCAGTGAAAACCTATTTACGCCAATTAATGGCCGATCAAGAGCTCATCTTGGCCGAATTCACCCGTCCGGCTCTCAACTTCTCGGTACCGCTCACCTTGTTTGGTAACGTAAAAAGCAGCAAGCAAGGGATTGATATTAAGCAAGGCGGCATTTTCCCCATCGTACATGGTGTGCGCGCCTTAAGTTTGGAGCACGCCATCGAGGCCAATAACACCTTTGACCGAATTGAAGCCCTCGTACACAAACGCGTTCTTGAACAAGAGACCGGCGACAACCTAAGCGAAGCCTTTAAGCTATTTTTGAAACTGCGCCTAGCCCAGCAACTTGGTAATCAGCACAGCACTAACCAGATCGACTTCAAGCAGCTCGACCGTACCGAGCGCGATTTATTGCGTCACAGCCTGCATGTGGTGAAAAAATTTAAACAGTGGCTCGGTTACCACTATCAAATACGTGATTGA
- a CDS encoding 3-phenylpropionate MFS transporter, protein MFTPTPYGWISQYFIGFFFAYGVYLPFWSLWFEDQGVSATDIGVLVGIGFATRCVANLVLTPRLHRVEQLMPALRWLSFAAMLFVGFHFFTGGSFWLMALATVLFNLCCGPVVPISDAMANYYAKLKMLDYGRTRLWGSIAFIAGSTVVGFLVAKWGSSMILYTALVGVAVSWLLSLRQITPMPVTEHEAHAVRPKLKELLTEWPVVKFLLLVALIQGSHAAYYSFGSIYWKQAGHSEDIIGYLWSLGVVAEVLVFAFSKRWFAGWSLRTLFFVASLGVIARWGLTASTTTILALVAIQLLHGVTFAIAHIAAIQYIQHAPQNKMVALQALYNAIPLGAVIAAVTTLSGWGYEHWGAAVFWAMAAMGGLALLIRVDTPPSTVQDGNALKAKPEAQN, encoded by the coding sequence ATGTTTACCCCCACTCCCTACGGTTGGATTTCGCAATATTTCATCGGTTTTTTCTTTGCTTACGGCGTGTATTTGCCATTTTGGTCACTCTGGTTTGAAGACCAAGGCGTTTCAGCGACCGACATAGGTGTCTTGGTTGGGATAGGCTTTGCGACGCGCTGTGTAGCGAATTTGGTGCTGACGCCGCGTTTACACCGTGTTGAGCAACTGATGCCCGCGCTGCGTTGGCTCAGTTTCGCGGCAATGCTGTTTGTCGGTTTTCACTTTTTTACGGGCGGCAGTTTTTGGCTGATGGCGTTGGCCACTGTGCTGTTTAACTTATGCTGTGGCCCTGTGGTGCCGATTTCTGATGCCATGGCCAACTACTATGCCAAGTTGAAAATGCTCGACTACGGGCGTACTCGTTTGTGGGGATCGATCGCGTTTATTGCCGGATCGACTGTGGTCGGATTTTTGGTCGCCAAGTGGGGCAGTTCGATGATTTTGTACACGGCGCTGGTGGGTGTCGCCGTCTCTTGGCTGTTGAGTTTGCGCCAAATTACACCGATGCCAGTCACCGAGCACGAGGCTCATGCGGTGCGCCCGAAGCTGAAGGAGCTTCTTACCGAGTGGCCTGTGGTGAAATTTCTGCTGCTGGTGGCCTTAATCCAAGGCAGTCATGCGGCGTATTACAGTTTCGGCTCGATTTATTGGAAACAAGCGGGTCACTCAGAAGACATCATCGGTTACTTATGGAGCTTAGGTGTGGTCGCGGAAGTCTTGGTGTTTGCTTTCAGTAAGCGCTGGTTCGCGGGCTGGAGTTTGCGCACACTATTCTTCGTAGCGTCGTTGGGGGTTATTGCACGTTGGGGCTTAACCGCCTCCACGACCACCATTCTGGCCTTAGTGGCGATTCAACTGCTGCATGGGGTCACGTTTGCTATCGCGCACATCGCGGCGATTCAGTACATCCAGCATGCGCCGCAGAATAAAATGGTGGCACTGCAAGCTCTGTATAACGCGATTCCACTCGGCGCGGTGATTGCGGCGGTGACCACTCTCAGTGGTTGGGGCTATGAGCATTGGGGCGCAGCCGTATTCTGGGCGATGGCCGCAATGGGCGGATTAGCATTATTGATCCGCGTTGATACTCCGCCTTCAACGGTACAAGATGGCAATGCACTGAAAGCGAAGCCTGAAGCACAGAATTAA
- a CDS encoding 3'-5' exonuclease, with protein MNWLLRRYWHAKLKDSPYQRLFETARHQEYVSLDCETTSLDPKRAELVTIAATKIIDNRILTSQPFEVRLCAPQSLDSGSVRIHKIRHQDLQDGLSEKEALIQLIDFIGNRPLVGYHIRYDKTILDIACRKHLGFPLPNRLIEVSQIYHDKLEKHLPNAYFDLSLEAICRHLDLPLQDKHDALQDAIAAALVFVRLTKGDLPQFIAPGV; from the coding sequence ATGAACTGGTTATTGCGCCGCTACTGGCACGCCAAACTCAAGGATTCTCCCTATCAACGGCTGTTTGAAACGGCTCGCCATCAGGAGTACGTCTCGCTCGACTGCGAAACCACCAGCTTAGATCCCAAACGTGCCGAGCTGGTGACTATCGCTGCGACCAAAATTATCGACAACCGTATATTGACCAGTCAGCCGTTTGAAGTGCGACTGTGCGCACCGCAGTCGCTCGACTCGGGCTCGGTTCGCATTCATAAAATTCGCCATCAAGATTTGCAAGATGGACTGAGTGAAAAGGAAGCGCTGATCCAACTCATCGATTTCATTGGTAATCGGCCTTTAGTGGGCTACCACATTCGTTACGATAAAACGATTTTGGATATCGCCTGTCGTAAACATCTCGGGTTTCCACTCCCCAACCGACTGATTGAGGTGAGCCAGATCTATCACGATAAACTGGAAAAACACCTGCCCAATGCCTATTTCGATCTCAGTTTAGAGGCGATCTGCCGCCATCTGGATCTGCCACTGCAAGACAAACATGATGCGCTGCAAGATGCGATTGCCGCCGCTTTGGTGTTTGTGCGTTTAACCAAAGGCGATCTGCCACAATTTATTGCACCGGGTGTGTAA
- the aroQ gene encoding type II 3-dehydroquinate dehydratase, producing MTAKSRILVLNGPNLNLLGLREPTHYGSQTLEQIVSTLRDQAQKAGIELEHRQSNREYELIEAIHQAFGKVDFIIINPAAFTHTSVALRDALLGVAIPFIEVHLSNVHAREPFRHHSYLSDKAQGVICGLGAQGYEFALSAAIRALQAKQ from the coding sequence ATGACTGCAAAATCTCGCATTCTTGTTCTCAATGGACCAAACCTCAATTTATTAGGTTTGCGTGAACCTACCCACTACGGCTCACAAACACTAGAGCAGATCGTATCGACGTTGCGCGATCAAGCGCAAAAAGCAGGCATTGAGTTAGAACATCGGCAATCTAACCGCGAATATGAGTTGATTGAAGCCATTCACCAAGCCTTTGGCAAAGTGGATTTCATCATTATCAATCCGGCGGCCTTTACCCATACCAGTGTCGCGTTACGCGATGCACTGCTTGGGGTGGCGATTCCTTTTATTGAAGTGCATTTGTCCAACGTTCATGCACGCGAACCCTTCCGTCATCACTCTTACTTGTCTGACAAAGCACAAGGGGTGATTTGCGGTTTAGGTGCCCAAGGTTACGAATTCGCTTTGTCTGCCGCAATCCGAGCATTGCAGGCCAAGCAATAA
- a CDS encoding hybrid sensor histidine kinase/response regulator, whose protein sequence is MQGWLVIPVSLAYLGVLFLIAWYGDRQTRWLANWRPWIYSLSIAVYCTSWTFYGTVGQASVNPWSFLPIYIAPILMFVFGWRVLARLILIAKREHITSLADFIAARYGKSQGLAVVVTVIAVLGILPYIALQLRGITMGLNIVAPDLMTAYGYQESHVSWFVVLALALFTMLFGTRHIDNTEHHRGMMMAIAFESIVKLVAFLCVGVFIAYLAWRTDGLELSEIASRTYQAPNWPTLLIHTLLTMIAIVCLPRQFHTMVVENERPQDLHTARWLFPVYLLLMSLFVLPIAWTGQGLLPNSSPDTFVISLPALAGAQNIALLAFLGGTSAASGMVIVSTIALSIMVSNDLVMPLLLRRMRLSQRTHRHFSGLLVVIRRTLILLLLFGAWGFYLVLDSIPSLSAIGFLSFSAITQFAPAIFGGMYWREGNRKGVYVGLAVGFTLWLITLMSATDMLAGDASNNVLLWVITPPDGLVALGLKSADWGMLLSVTLNTLCYIGVSLVTRASLSERLQAAAFVGTPLPENENMSLYQSRVTVGELEMLASRFVGRTRVRNAFAQYWSQQRETLLPNQQASSALIRHTERVLAGVFGASSAKLVLTSALQGRKMQLEEVATIVDEASELYDFSRGLLQGAIEHIGQGIAVVDKQLRLVAWNQRYLELFEFPPGLIQVGRPIADVIRHNAQQGLCGPGDPEDHVRRRVYHLEQGTSHTSSRVRADGRVIEVQGNPMPGGGFVMSFTDITVFREAEQSLKMANETLEERVLQRTLELEKLNKQLVTATQRSERESQSKSRFLAAVSHDLMQPLNAARLFASSLSEVAKEAEVQKLAHHIESALGAAEDLISDLLDISRLESGKIDLHPHSFAIMDVLSNLNAEFSALAAKQGVQFSMVPSSLWVHSDPKLLRRVIQNFLTNAFRYNPNGKVILGVRRVATGQVRIDVWDNGIGIEQDKQQEIFEEFNRGGQIRADQGLGLGLAISKGIAHVLGHQISMRSWPGQGSVFSITLDRAQPMPPSLTPTVVMANEQGSELQHLRVLCVDNEPDILVGMRDLLERWGCEVKTAIDIHGSLKALEGQWIPDVILSDYRLDNGRTGLEVLQQCRLRLGDCFAGVIISADRNPDILDGIESSGFRFMAKPIKPLKLRALLNSLS, encoded by the coding sequence ATGCAAGGTTGGTTGGTAATTCCCGTTTCGCTCGCGTATCTCGGCGTGCTGTTTTTGATTGCGTGGTATGGTGACAGGCAAACTCGTTGGCTCGCCAATTGGCGGCCGTGGATCTATAGCTTGTCGATTGCGGTTTACTGTACCTCGTGGACGTTTTACGGCACAGTCGGGCAGGCGAGTGTCAATCCTTGGTCGTTTCTGCCTATTTATATCGCTCCGATCTTGATGTTTGTGTTTGGTTGGCGAGTTTTAGCGCGGCTGATTTTGATTGCTAAACGGGAGCATATTACTTCGCTCGCCGATTTTATTGCCGCCCGTTATGGCAAGTCTCAAGGCCTGGCTGTCGTGGTGACGGTGATCGCGGTGTTGGGCATTTTGCCCTATATCGCGCTACAACTGCGCGGCATTACGATGGGATTGAACATTGTCGCCCCCGATTTAATGACGGCGTACGGCTATCAAGAATCACACGTATCTTGGTTTGTGGTGTTGGCACTGGCCCTGTTTACCATGCTGTTTGGTACTCGGCACATTGATAATACCGAGCATCATCGTGGAATGATGATGGCGATCGCGTTTGAATCGATCGTCAAATTGGTGGCCTTTCTCTGCGTTGGGGTGTTTATCGCCTATCTGGCGTGGCGCACCGATGGGTTGGAGCTCTCCGAGATCGCCTCTCGCACCTACCAAGCCCCCAACTGGCCGACCTTATTGATTCATACCTTGCTGACCATGATTGCGATTGTGTGTCTGCCGCGCCAGTTTCATACCATGGTCGTTGAAAACGAGCGCCCGCAAGATCTGCACACTGCGCGCTGGCTCTTCCCCGTTTATCTTCTCTTAATGAGTCTGTTTGTGTTGCCGATTGCTTGGACAGGGCAAGGCTTGCTACCCAACTCTTCGCCAGATACTTTCGTGATCAGTTTGCCAGCACTAGCCGGTGCGCAAAATATCGCGTTACTGGCTTTCTTGGGGGGCACGTCGGCGGCATCGGGGATGGTGATTGTCTCGACTATCGCGCTATCCATTATGGTTTCGAACGATCTGGTGATGCCTTTATTGCTGCGCCGCATGCGCTTGTCGCAGCGCACCCATCGTCATTTCTCAGGATTATTGGTGGTGATCCGCCGCACCTTAATCCTGCTATTACTGTTCGGTGCATGGGGTTTTTATCTGGTACTCGACAGCATTCCTTCGTTATCGGCGATCGGGTTTCTATCGTTTTCGGCGATTACCCAGTTTGCCCCTGCGATATTTGGCGGCATGTACTGGCGAGAAGGCAATCGTAAAGGGGTTTATGTTGGCTTGGCGGTCGGTTTTACCCTGTGGCTTATCACCTTGATGAGCGCCACCGATATGCTGGCGGGCGATGCCAGCAATAACGTCTTGCTGTGGGTGATCACTCCGCCAGATGGGTTGGTGGCTCTAGGGTTAAAAAGTGCGGATTGGGGCATGCTACTGAGCGTGACCCTTAATACCTTGTGCTATATCGGTGTGTCTTTGGTGACGCGCGCCAGCTTAAGTGAGCGTTTGCAAGCCGCGGCGTTTGTCGGTACTCCGCTGCCCGAAAACGAAAACATGAGCCTTTATCAAAGTCGCGTGACCGTGGGTGAGCTTGAAATGTTGGCCTCACGTTTTGTGGGGCGGACTCGGGTACGCAACGCCTTTGCTCAATACTGGAGTCAGCAGCGTGAAACCTTGCTACCGAATCAGCAAGCCTCTTCCGCCTTGATCCGCCATACCGAACGCGTACTGGCTGGGGTATTTGGTGCTTCGTCCGCTAAGTTGGTGCTCACCTCGGCGCTGCAAGGACGTAAAATGCAGCTTGAGGAAGTGGCGACCATAGTCGATGAGGCGTCTGAGCTGTACGATTTCAGCCGCGGCTTGTTGCAAGGGGCGATTGAACACATCGGCCAAGGTATTGCCGTGGTGGATAAACAGTTACGTTTAGTGGCATGGAACCAGCGCTATCTTGAGCTGTTTGAGTTTCCGCCGGGATTGATTCAAGTGGGACGGCCGATTGCGGATGTGATCCGCCATAACGCGCAGCAAGGTTTGTGTGGGCCGGGCGATCCAGAAGATCACGTACGGCGACGGGTCTACCACTTAGAGCAAGGGACAAGTCACACCTCCTCGCGAGTGCGGGCGGATGGGCGAGTGATTGAGGTGCAGGGGAACCCGATGCCCGGCGGTGGGTTTGTGATGAGCTTTACTGACATTACGGTGTTTAGAGAAGCGGAACAAAGCCTGAAAATGGCCAACGAAACGCTGGAAGAGCGTGTACTGCAGCGTACCTTGGAGCTAGAAAAGCTCAATAAACAGTTAGTCACCGCGACCCAGCGTTCGGAGCGCGAGTCGCAATCCAAATCGCGCTTTTTGGCGGCGGTCAGCCATGATTTGATGCAGCCATTGAATGCCGCACGCCTGTTTGCCTCATCCTTATCTGAAGTGGCTAAAGAGGCGGAGGTGCAGAAACTTGCCCATCATATTGAAAGTGCTTTGGGCGCGGCGGAGGATTTGATCAGCGATTTGCTGGATATTTCGCGTTTGGAGTCCGGCAAAATCGATCTGCATCCGCACAGTTTTGCGATTATGGATGTACTTTCCAACCTGAATGCAGAATTCAGTGCGCTTGCGGCTAAACAAGGTGTGCAGTTTAGTATGGTCCCCTCATCACTCTGGGTGCATTCAGATCCCAAATTGCTGCGCCGAGTAATCCAAAATTTCCTGACTAATGCGTTTCGTTATAACCCGAACGGCAAAGTGATTCTTGGGGTGCGCCGAGTCGCCACCGGGCAAGTGCGTATTGATGTGTGGGATAACGGGATTGGTATTGAGCAAGATAAGCAGCAGGAAATTTTTGAGGAGTTTAACCGTGGCGGGCAGATACGTGCCGACCAAGGTCTAGGGCTTGGGCTGGCGATTTCGAAAGGGATTGCCCATGTCCTAGGTCACCAGATTTCGATGCGCTCTTGGCCGGGGCAGGGCAGTGTTTTCTCGATTACTTTAGATCGCGCTCAACCCATGCCGCCGTCGCTCACTCCGACGGTTGTGATGGCCAATGAGCAAGGCTCAGAGCTGCAACATCTGCGTGTGCTGTGTGTCGATAACGAGCCGGATATTTTGGTTGGGATGCGTGATTTGCTGGAGCGTTGGGGGTGTGAAGTCAAAACCGCGATCGATATTCATGGCAGCCTCAAAGCCTTGGAAGGGCAATGGATCCCCGATGTGATTTTGTCTGATTACCGCTTGGATAACGGACGGACAGGGCTTGAAGTGCTGCAGCAGTGCCGCTTGCGTTTGGGGGATTGTTTCGCTGGCGTGATCATCAGTGCCGATCGCAATCCCGATATCTTGGATGGGATTGAATCAAGCGGTTTTCGCTTTATGGCTAAACCGATTAAGCCCCTTAAATTGAGAGCCTTACTGAATAGTCT